One segment of Mycobacterium spongiae DNA contains the following:
- the dtd gene encoding D-aminoacyl-tRNA deacylase yields MRVLVQRVSSASVAVDGNVVGAIRSDGQGLLAFVGVTHGDDRDTARRLADKLWNLRILADEKSAAEVNAPILVISQFTLYADTAKGRRPSWNAAAPGSVAQPLVAEFAEALRGFGAHVETGLFGAHMQVELINDGPVTVMLQL; encoded by the coding sequence ATGCGAGTTCTGGTGCAACGGGTCTCATCAGCGTCGGTAGCCGTCGATGGCAACGTGGTCGGCGCGATCCGATCCGACGGGCAGGGCTTGCTCGCGTTCGTCGGTGTGACCCATGGCGACGATCGCGACACCGCGCGGCGTCTCGCCGACAAGCTGTGGAACTTGCGAATTCTCGCCGATGAGAAATCCGCTGCCGAGGTCAACGCACCAATCCTGGTGATCAGCCAATTCACCCTCTATGCCGACACCGCGAAGGGTCGACGTCCCTCGTGGAACGCGGCGGCACCGGGTTCGGTGGCCCAGCCCCTGGTCGCGGAGTTTGCCGAAGCATTGCGAGGCTTCGGTGCCCACGTAGAGACCGGTTTGTTCGGTGCCCACATGCAGGTGGAACTGATCAATGACGGTCCGGTAACCGTCATGCTGCAACTCTGA
- a CDS encoding MTH1187 family thiamine-binding protein, translating into MSVLVAFSVTPLGVGEGVGEIVADAIRVVRDSGLPNKTDSMFTTIEGDSWEEVMAVVQRAVEAVAARAPRVSTVIKADVRPGVTDAMTQKVAAVERYLVKAEQQP; encoded by the coding sequence GTGTCTGTGCTGGTTGCGTTTTCCGTGACCCCGTTGGGGGTGGGGGAGGGCGTTGGCGAAATCGTCGCCGACGCGATTCGCGTGGTCCGCGATTCCGGGCTACCCAATAAGACGGATTCCATGTTCACCACGATCGAAGGCGATAGCTGGGAAGAAGTGATGGCAGTCGTGCAACGCGCGGTGGAGGCCGTGGCCGCTCGGGCACCCCGCGTCAGCACCGTGATCAAAGCTGACGTGCGTCCCGGCGTTACCGACGCGATGACCCAGAAAGTCGCTGCCGTCGAGCGCTATCTTGTCAAGGCTGAACAGCAGCCTTAA
- a CDS encoding macro domain-containing protein: MIAVEVLQADVTELELDAIANAANTQLRHAGGVAAAIARAGGPEVQRESSAKAPIGLGEAVETTAGNMPARYVIHAATMELGGETSPEIIARATDSALRKADDLGCRSLALVAFGTGVGGFPIEEAARLMVGAVRRHQPASLERVVFAVHGDAAARAFKAAVQP; this comes from the coding sequence GTGATCGCGGTGGAGGTACTCCAAGCTGACGTGACCGAGCTCGAGCTCGACGCGATTGCCAACGCGGCCAATACCCAACTCCGGCATGCTGGCGGAGTCGCCGCGGCGATAGCCCGCGCCGGGGGGCCCGAGGTGCAGCGTGAATCCAGCGCCAAAGCGCCGATTGGGCTTGGGGAGGCTGTCGAGACCACCGCCGGCAACATGCCGGCTCGCTACGTGATCCACGCGGCAACGATGGAGCTGGGTGGTGAGACCTCACCCGAGATCATCGCGCGTGCTACCGACTCGGCCTTGCGCAAGGCCGATGACCTTGGTTGCCGCTCGCTGGCGCTGGTGGCGTTTGGTACCGGCGTCGGCGGCTTCCCAATCGAGGAGGCTGCGCGACTGATGGTCGGGGCTGTGCGCCGGCACCAGCCCGCTTCGCTGGAGCGCGTGGTGTTTGCCGTCCATGGGGATGCTGCCGCGCGGGCCTTTAAGGCTGCTGTTCAGCCTTGA
- a CDS encoding adenylate/guanylate cyclase domain-containing protein: MAQAPRTRYAKCGDSDHTLDIAYQVLGVGPIDLLVLPGASIPIDTIDAEPSMYRFHRRLASFSRVIRFDLRGMGLSSRVASPDAIGPAIWAQDAIAVMDAVGCTRASILAPVYNAAIGLVLASDYPERVRSLVIVNGTARVFWAPDYPLGVPESNADPFMTVALEPDAVEQGFDVLRVVAPSVADDDAFRSWWDLAGNRAASPSMARAVSKVVTAADARDTLARVVAPTLILHRDSSSFIPVAHGRYLADHIAGAEYVELPGSDALYWVGDTGPMLDEIEEFITGVRGGMIERELATMVFTDIVGSTEHAAALGDDHWRDLLDNHDNVVRHELDRFRGREVNTAGDGFMATFTSPSAAIECADSIVDAVGVLGIAVRVGIHAGEIEARGAVSRDVVGMAVHIGARVAALAAPSEVLVSSTVRDIVTGSRRKFADRGERELPGVPGRWRIYALVREHTAATRS; encoded by the coding sequence GTGGCGCAGGCTCCGCGGACTCGCTACGCCAAGTGCGGCGACTCAGATCACACCCTGGACATTGCGTATCAGGTCCTCGGCGTTGGCCCCATCGACCTGCTCGTGCTGCCGGGCGCATCCATCCCGATCGATACCATTGACGCCGAACCGTCGATGTATCGTTTCCATCGGCGCTTGGCGTCCTTCAGCCGCGTGATCCGATTCGATTTGCGTGGGATGGGTCTGTCGTCTCGTGTTGCCTCGCCCGACGCGATCGGGCCCGCGATCTGGGCGCAGGACGCGATCGCGGTCATGGATGCGGTCGGGTGCACACGGGCGTCGATCCTTGCACCGGTCTACAACGCGGCGATCGGGTTGGTGCTGGCATCCGACTATCCCGAGCGGGTGCGAAGTCTGGTCATCGTCAACGGCACGGCACGGGTCTTCTGGGCGCCGGACTATCCGTTGGGAGTCCCCGAGAGCAACGCCGATCCGTTTATGACGGTCGCGCTGGAACCGGATGCGGTCGAACAGGGCTTTGACGTCTTGCGCGTCGTTGCGCCCAGTGTTGCCGACGATGACGCATTCCGCTCGTGGTGGGACCTGGCCGGGAACCGCGCAGCATCACCCTCCATGGCCCGCGCGGTGAGCAAAGTCGTCACAGCGGCGGACGCGCGCGACACGCTGGCACGCGTTGTGGCTCCGACGCTGATCCTGCATCGGGATAGCTCGTCATTCATCCCGGTCGCGCATGGCCGCTACCTGGCTGATCACATCGCCGGGGCCGAATACGTAGAACTTCCGGGCAGCGATGCCCTGTACTGGGTTGGCGACACCGGGCCCATGCTCGACGAGATCGAGGAATTCATCACCGGGGTGCGCGGCGGCATGATCGAGCGTGAGCTGGCCACCATGGTGTTCACCGACATCGTTGGCTCCACCGAGCACGCGGCCGCCCTTGGCGATGATCACTGGCGAGATCTTTTGGATAACCACGACAACGTCGTGCGTCACGAACTCGATCGGTTTCGCGGTCGCGAAGTCAACACCGCCGGTGACGGTTTCATGGCCACGTTCACCAGCCCCAGTGCCGCCATCGAGTGTGCCGACTCGATCGTCGATGCGGTCGGTGTGCTCGGCATTGCGGTGCGCGTAGGTATTCACGCTGGCGAGATCGAGGCGCGTGGCGCGGTGAGTCGGGATGTCGTCGGCATGGCTGTGCACATCGGTGCGCGGGTGGCGGCCTTGGCTGCACCCAGCGAGGTGCTGGTGTCCTCGACGGTTCGCGACATCGTCACCGGATCGCGGCGAAAGTTCGCCGACCGCGGTGAGCGCGAACTCCCGGGAGTCCCGGGCCGCTGGCGGATCTACGCGCTGGTGCGCGAGCATACGGCCGCCACGCGGTCCTGA